A section of the Actinomycetes bacterium genome encodes:
- a CDS encoding PilN domain-containing protein: MSTATSTSAGVRLSQLPKVDLLPPEIAEEAKFRTLRVALAAGVGASVVLVGVLWYSAHSSVSGAQQDLASAQTQQVALQAEVTKFADVPAAYSAVQTAQTQLATAMGHEIRFSYVLNDLSMTIPSKVWLTQLSLTEDIDGTAPPVGSWGDTGVAQMTVQGVAFRYPDVAAWLEMLGKGSYYTDPYFSDAHAGVAIDNHNNVVFTSNVVLTDKSYSNRYTTTTTTTGSTR, encoded by the coding sequence ATGAGCACCGCAACCTCCACCTCGGCGGGAGTCCGCCTCTCGCAGCTGCCGAAGGTGGACCTCCTGCCCCCCGAGATCGCGGAGGAGGCGAAGTTCCGCACCCTGCGGGTCGCCCTCGCGGCCGGGGTCGGCGCCTCGGTGGTCCTCGTCGGCGTGCTGTGGTACTCGGCGCACTCGTCGGTGTCCGGTGCGCAGCAGGACCTCGCGTCGGCGCAGACGCAGCAGGTCGCCCTGCAGGCCGAGGTCACCAAGTTCGCCGACGTACCGGCGGCCTACTCCGCGGTGCAGACCGCGCAGACCCAGCTGGCCACCGCCATGGGCCACGAGATCCGCTTCTCCTACGTCCTCAACGACCTCTCGATGACCATCCCGTCGAAGGTCTGGCTGACCCAGCTCTCCCTCACCGAGGACATCGACGGCACCGCACCGCCGGTCGGGTCCTGGGGCGACACGGGAGTCGCGCAGATGACCGTCCAGGGAGTCGCCTTCCGCTACCCCGACGTCGCGGCCTGGCTGGAGATGCTCGGCAAGGGCTCGTACTACACGGACCCGTACTTCAGTGACGCGCACGCCGGCGTGGCCATCGACAACCACAACAACGTGGTGTTCACGAGCAACGTCGTGCTCACCGACAAGAGCTACTCGAACCGCTACACGACGACCACTACCACCACCGGGAGCACCCGATGA
- the pilO gene encoding type 4a pilus biogenesis protein PilO, which translates to MNRMRSWSLGAAAVAVLVLVAGWFLLVSPARGQVSDLHSQTAAQQQTNTALQTQINQLKVQNKDLPKMEAKLAEIRQHLPANPELPTYIRSLTDIAHRSGVVLLAVTPAQPAPVVVSTPAVVAPTVSASPSASSSTSASPAAVTPATPTTTTASGLKMIPVTVQVTGGYFNLVAFLNKVEGLQRSMLVYAVNVSPGVTNPNGGSTTSSVDPTTKVTATLSTRIFYAPTATPTAPATGTAAAPAAAPAS; encoded by the coding sequence ATGAACCGGATGCGCAGCTGGAGCCTCGGAGCTGCGGCGGTCGCTGTCCTCGTCCTCGTGGCGGGGTGGTTCCTGCTCGTGTCGCCGGCCAGGGGGCAGGTCTCGGACCTGCACTCGCAGACCGCGGCCCAGCAGCAGACCAACACGGCGCTGCAGACCCAGATCAACCAGCTGAAGGTGCAGAACAAGGACCTCCCCAAGATGGAGGCCAAGCTGGCCGAGATCCGCCAGCACTTGCCCGCGAACCCTGAGCTGCCGACCTACATCCGGTCGCTGACCGACATCGCCCACCGCTCCGGAGTCGTCCTCCTCGCGGTGACTCCGGCGCAGCCCGCCCCGGTCGTGGTCTCGACCCCCGCGGTCGTCGCCCCGACCGTCTCGGCCTCGCCGTCGGCGAGCTCGAGCACGAGTGCCTCGCCGGCCGCGGTCACCCCCGCGACGCCGACGACGACCACCGCCTCGGGCCTGAAGATGATCCCGGTCACGGTCCAGGTGACCGGCGGCTACTTCAACCTGGTGGCGTTCCTGAACAAGGTCGAGGGCCTGCAGCGGTCAATGCTGGTCTACGCGGTCAACGTGAGCCCGGGGGTCACCAACCCCAACGGCGGCTCGACGACCTCCAGCGTCGACCCGACCACCAAGGTCACCGCGACCCTCAGCACGCGCATCTTCTACGCGCCGACCGCGACCCCCACCGCCCCCGCAACGGGTACGGCCGCCGCACCGGCCGCCGCCCCGGCCAGCTAG